CTTGTTGTCTGATTGACGATTAATTCACCACGTGTGTTCGATTTTCTTTTAACAACACGACTATTTAAGTAGGTACTTCCATGTCGAGTAAGCTAGTACTGGTTCTTAACTGCGGCAGTTCTTCTCTGAAATTCGCCATCATCGATGCCGTTAACGGCGACGAATTCCTCTCCGGTTTGGCCGAGTGTTTCCACCTGCCTGAAGCTCGCATCAAGTGGAAAATGGACGGCGCCAAACACGAAGCTGCCCTGGGGGCCGGCGCTGCACACAGCGAAGCGCTGAACTTCATTGTTAATACTATTCTGGCACAAAAACCAGAGCTTTCTGCGCAGCTGACCGCTATCGGCCACCGCATCGTGCACGGCGGCGAGAAGTTCACCGCTTCTGCCGTGATCAACGACGAAGTTCTGCAGGGTATCAAAGATTCCGTGCCGTTTGCACCACTGCACAACCCGGCTCACCTGATCGGCATCGCGGAAGCGCTGAAATCCTTCCCTCACCTGGCTGACAAGAACGTTGCCGTGTTCGACACCGCGTTCCACCAGACCATGCCGGAAGAATCTTACCTGTACGCCCTGCCGTACAGCCTGTACCGCGACCACGGCGTTCGCCGCTACGGCGCGCACGGCACCAGCCACTTCTACGTGACTCAGGAAGCCGCGAAGATGCTGAACAAGCCGGTGGAAGAAGTGAACGTGATCACCTGCCACCTGGGCAACGGCGGTTCCGTCACCGCAGTGCGCAACGGCCAGTGCGTAGACACCTCCATGGGTCTGACCCCGCTGGAAGGCCTGGTGATGGGCACCCGCAGCGGTGATATCGATCCGGCTATCATCTTCCACCTGCACGATTCTCTGGGCATGAGCGTTGACCAGATCAACAAAATGCTGACCAAAGAATCCGGCCTGCTGGGCCTGACCGAAGTCACCAGCGACTGCCGTTACGTTGAAGACAACTACGACAGCAAAGCCGACGCCAAACGCGCAATGGACGTGTTCTGCCACCGTCTGGCCAAATACGTCGGCGCATACAGCGCGCTGATGGAAGGCCGTCTGGACGCGGTGATCTTCACCGGCGGCATCGGCGAGAACGCCGGCATGGTGCGTGAGCTGACCCTGAACAAACTGGGCCTGCTGGGCTTCGAAATCGACCACGACCGCAACATGGCCGCTCGCTTCGGCAAATCCGGCGCCATCACCAAAGACGGCAGCCGCCTGGCGCTGGTGATCCCGACCAACGAAGAGTTGGTCATCGCGCAGGACGCATCCCGCCTGACCGCGTAATGCTCTCAAAACACCGTCAGCTCAGGCTGACGGTGTTGTTTTAGCCTCATGTTAATCGTGAAGAGGACTATTCTGTGTCACGTACTATTATGTTGATCCCCACCGGCACCAGCGTCGGCCTGACCAGCGTCAGCCTGGGTGTCATCCGCTCCATGGAGCAAAAAGGCGTTCGTCTGAGCGTGTTCAAACCTATCGCTCAACCGCGCACCGGCGACAACGCGCTCGACCAGACCACCACCATCATCCGCAGCAACTCCACCATCCCGGCGGCCGAACCGCTGCGCATGGACTACGTTGAGGGCCTGCTGAGCTCCAACCAGCAAGACGTGCTGATGGAAGAGATCGTGGCGCGCTACCACGAGAACACCAAAGACGCGGAAGTGGTGCTGATCGAAGGCCTGGTGCCGACCCGCAAGCATCAGTTCGCCAACGCGCTGAACTACGAGATCGCCAAAACCCTGAACGCCGAGATCGTCTTCGTGCTGGCGCTGGGCAACGACTCCCCGGCGCAGCTGAAAGAGCGCATCGAACTGGCGCGCACCAGCTTCGGCGGTAGCAAGAACAAAAACATCACCGGCGTGATCATCAACAAACTGAACGCACCGGTCGACGATCAGGGCCGTACCCGTCCTGACCTGTCCGAAATCTTCGACGACTCCACCAAAGCCAGCATCGCCCACGTCGATCCTGCGCAGCTGTTCGCCAACAGCCCGCTGCCGGTTCTGGGCTGCGTGCCGTGGAGCTTCGATCTGATCGCCACCCGCGCCATCGACATGGCTCGCCACCTGAAGGCCCGCGTGGTCAACGAAGGCGACATCATGACCCGCCGCGTGAAGTCCGTGACCTTCTGTGCGCGCAGCATCCCGCACATGCTGGAACATTTCCGCCCAGGCTCCCTGCTGGTGACCTCCGCAGACCGTCCTGACGTGCTGGTCTCCGCCTGCCTGGCAGCGATGAACGGCGTGGAAATCGGCGCCATCCTGCTGACCGGCGGCTACGCCATCGACGAGCCGATCAAGAAGCTGTGCGAACGCGCCTTCCAGACCGGCCTGCCGGTGTTCATGGTTGACACCAACACCTGGCAGACCTCGCTGAGCCTGCAGAGCTTCAACCTCGAAGTGCCGGCGGACGACCACCAGCGCATCGAGAAAGTGCAGAACTACGTGGCCAGCCACATCAACACCGAGTGGATCGACTCACTGACCGCCACCTCCGAGCGTTCACGCCGTCTGTCTCCACCGGCGTTCCGTTACGAACTGACCGAGCTGGCGCGTAAAGCCGGCAAACGCATCGTGCTGCCGGAAGGCGACGAGCCGCGCACCGTGAAAGCGGCGGCCATCTGCGCCGAACGCGGTATCGCGGAATGCGTACTGCTCGGCAACCCGGACGAGATCCAGCGCGTCGCGGCAGCGCAAGGCGTCGAGCTGGGCAAAGGCATCGAAATCGTCGATCCGGTCGCCGTGCGTGAAAACTACGTGCCGCGTCTGGTTGAGCTGCGCAAGAGCAAGGGCATGACCGAAGTGGTCGCGCGCGAGCAGTTGGAAGACAACGTGGTGCTCGGCACCCTGATGCTGGAGCAAGGCGAAGTCGACGGTCTGGTTTCCGGCGCGGTTCACACCACCGCCAACACCATCCGTCCGCCATTGCAGCTGATCAAAACCGCACCGGGCAGCTCGCTGGTGTCCTCCGTGTTCTTCATGCTGCTGCCTGACCAGGTGCTGGTCTACGGCGACTGCGCGATCAACCCGGATCCGACCGCCGAGCAGCTGTCTGAAATCGCCATCCAGTCTGCGGATTCCGCCGCGGCCTTCGGCATCGAGCCACGCGTAGCGATGATCTCCTACTCCACCGGCAACTCCGGTGCGGGCAGCGATGTCGAGAAAGTGCGCGAAGCGACCCGTCTGGCGCAGGAAAAACGCCCAGACCTGATCATCGACGGCCCGCTGCAGTACGACGCCGCCATCATGGCCGACGTTGCCAAGTCCAAGGCGCCGAACTCACCGGTAGCCGGCCAGGCGACCGTGTTCATCTTCCCGGATCTGAACACCGGCAACACCACCTACAAAGCGGTACAGCGCTCCGCTGACCTGGTCTCCATCGGGCCGATGCTGCAAGGCATGCGCAAGCCGGTGAACGACCTGTCGCGCGGCGCACTGGTAGACGATATCGTCTACACCGTCGCGCTGACGGCGATCCAGTCTTCCCAGGCTGACGCTGCCGCCGCCAAGGCCTGATAGCCTTCGGGTTGGGCGATAAAAAAACGCCGGTCATTGACCGGCGTTTTTCTTTTTACCCCCTCTAACGCGCCAGCAGCTGCTTGGCGGCCTCCAGAATATGTTCGGCGGTCAGGCCGTACTCCTGCTGTAGAAATGCCTGGGTACCCACCTGGCCATAACGCTCCTTCACCCCCACGCGCCGCATCGGCGTCGGGCACTCCTCCGCCAGCACCTCCGCCACCGCCGATCCCAGCCCGTTATGAATGCTGTGGTTTTCACAGGTGACGATGCGCCCGGTCTTGGCCGCATAGGTTTTGATCAGTTCACGGTCGATCGGCTTGAGGGTGAACATATCGATCACCGCCGCGCTGACGCCCTGCTGCGCCAGCATCTGCGCCGCCTTCAGCGCCTCCGCCACCATGATGCCGTTGGCGATCAGCGTAACGTCATCGCCGTCGCGCAGCAGGTTGCCCTTGCCGATGGTAAAGCGCGAACCCTCCTGGTAGATACGCGTCGCCTGCTTGCGAATGGTGCGCACCCAGTAGAAACCGCGCAGCTCCATCAGCTGGCGCAGAATATCGGCGAACATGGTGGCGTCGGTCACCTCCAGCACTACCGAATGCGCCAGTCCGCGCACGATGCCCATGTCTTCGAACGACATGTGGGTGCCGCCGTTGTGGCAGGCGCTCACCCCGGCGTCGGAGGCGATTACCTTGACGTTGTTGCGCTGGTAGTCCAGCGACATGAACAGCTGATCGAAACAGCGGCGGCTGGCGAAGGCGGTAAAGGTATGCACGAACGGCACCCGGCCGGTGAGCGACAGCCCGGCGGCAACGCCGATCACGTTGGCCTCCATGATGCCGCAGTTGATCACATGCTGCGGGTGATCCTTGTGCACGCCGTCCATCGCCATCGAGCTCATCAGATCCGCCTCCAGCGCGATGATCGGCGCGCCCGCCTCAATCTGCCGACGCACCGCGCCGGCGTAGACTTTACGCATTTCAACGGCGTCGTTTTCCAACTGCGTCACTACGTTAAACATGAGCGGCCTCCAGTTCGGCGATGGCTTTTTCGATCTCCTGCTGCACGTCCGGCGTCAGGCGGAGGTGGTGAGAGTTAGACAGGTTTTCCAGATAGGTCACGCCCTGCCCCTTGATGCTGTCGAGCACGATCGCCAGTGGCCGCTGTTCGCCACCGCGCGCCGGCGCTACCGCCGCCAGCAGCCCCGCGATGTCGTCGCCCTTGATGGTCTGCACCTCAAAGCCAAAAGCGCGGAACTTGGCGGCCAGATCGAACGGTTGGATCACCTCGTCCAACGCGCCGTCCAGCTGTTGCTTGTTGTAATCGATGAACAGCGTCAGGTTGTTCAGATTGTGGTGGGCGATAAACTGGAATGCCTCCCAGCACTGCCCTTCGTTCAGCTCCCCGTCGCCGAGGATGCTGAACACCCGATTGCGGCGCCCCGCCAGCCGATGGGATAACGCCATGCCGGCGGCGATCGATACGCCCTGCCCCAGCGAACCGGTGGTGGCGTCCACGCCGCGCGTGCGCAGCCGGTCCGGGTGGCTCGGCAGACGCGTGCCGTTCTGGTTGAGGGTCTTCAGCTCCGCCAGCGGGAAGTAGCCCTTGATCGCCAGCGTGCTGTACAGCGCCGGGCCGGCGTGCCCTTTCGACAGTACGAAGTCATCGCGCTCCGGCCAGTCCGGATCCGCCGGATCGATGCGCATCACGCTGCCGTACAGCACCGCCAGCGTCTCCACCACCGACATGCATCCGCCGTAATGGCCAAAACCCAGCCCGGTCAGCGCTTTCAGCGTTTCCAGGCGGATCGCGCGCGCCAGGGTGTGCAGCTCTTCAATTTCCGTTTCGCTCGTTGTGTAGTTCATCAGTCTGCCCTCGTTATTTCTCGACGCGGTCAGCGGCCGGCGCGCCTTTGCGTTTTCCCAGGAAGTTATGCGCCACCAGCAGCGCGAACACGGCGACGATCGCCAGCATGATCATCTCCTTCGACATAAAGCGCGCCATGTTGCCCAGCAGGATGCCGATCACGCCGAAATCGGCGTCGGAGAAGGTAGTGTTGGCAAAGCCAAGCGCCCCCAGCACCGGCAGCAGCAATACCGGCAGGAAGGTGATCAGCAACCCGTTGGCGAAAGCGCCCAGCATCGCGCCGCGCCGTCCGCCGGTCGCGTTGCCGAACACCCCGGCGGTAGCGCCGGTGAAGAAGTGCGGCACCACGCCGGGCAGGATCAATACCATCTTCAACTGCCCCAGCAGAAACAGCCCGGCCAATCCGCCAAGGAAGCTGAACAGGAAGCCGATCAGCACCGCGTTGGGGGCATAGGGATAGACCACCGGGCAATCCAGCGCCGGCCGCGCATTCGGCACCAGCTTTTCCGAGAAGCCGGTAAACGCCGGCACGATTTCCGCCAGAATCAAACGCACGCCCTGCAGGATGATGAACACCCCGGCGGCGAAGGTGATGGCCTGAATGATCGAATACACCAGGTAGTTCTGGCCGCCGCTGAGCTCGCTTTCCACATAGGCCCGGCCGGCGCAGATCGCCAGGATCAGGTAGATGACGATCATGGTCATCGAGATCGAAATGGAGCTGTCGCGCAGGAAGCTGAGGTTTTTCGGCAGGTTCATCTCTTCGGTCGAGCGCGAGTTTTTACCCACCTTCGAACCGATCCAGCCGGACAGCACGTAGCCCAGGGTGCCGAAGTGGCCGAAGGCGATATCGTCGTTACCGGTGATGCGGCGCATATAGCGCTGGGCGATCGCCGGGAAGAACGCCATCACCAGCCCCAGGGTCAGCGCGCCGGTAAACACCAGCTGCACGCCCTCGAAGCCCGCCACCGTCAGGATGATGCCGATCATGCAGGCCATGTAGAAGGTGTGGTGGCCGGTCAGGAAGATGTATTTCAGCCGGGTGAAGCGCGCCACCACGATATTCGCCACCATGCCGAACGCCATGATCAACGCGGTGGAGGCGCCGTATTTCTCCAGCGCGATGGAGACAATGGCTTCGTTATTCGGAATGATGCCCTGAATATTGAATGCGTGTTCGAACATGCCGCCCAGCGGATTGAGCGATCCGACCAATACCGTGGCGCCGCCGCCCAAAACGATAAAGCCAAGAATGGTTTTTACCGTGCCTTTCACCACGTCGGAAAACGATTTCTTTTGCGCCAGCAAACCGATCAGCGCAATAAGCCCGACCAGCACCGAAGGCACCTTTAATATATCCACCACAAACTTAAGCGTTTCCTGGATAAACATATCCACCTCGCCAATCGTTTTATTCAGATGATTGAGTGGGCTTCGAAGTAAGCGCGCAGCTTGGCTTCCAGCTCATTAATGTCGATGATGTTGCTGATCACCACCAGCTGCTCGGCCGGTACGCTGGCGCTGTCGGCGATGTCTTTCGCCATCACGAACACGTCGGCGGCGCCGGGGGTGGCGGACGACAGATCGGAGTGTTCGACCTCGGCCTCCACGCCCATCTTTTTCAGCACCTTTTTAATGTTCATTTCCACCATAAAACTGCTGCCGAGACCGGAACCGCAAATCGCCATGATTTTCATAATATCCACCTGTTGAATTTAGCGTGTAGGGTAGCGCCGCCGGTCATATTCCCGGCGTTGTTAGCATTAATAGTGTTCCTGGTGATTAAGCGTTAATAGCGGGCGATAATATCCTCGATTTGCCGTTTATCTTTGGCGTGAAATAACGCCTCCATTGCCTGATTGTCTGAAAATAATTCCGCCAGTTGCGAAATCAATTCGATGTGGCTGTCGCCGTCGGGCGCAGAAAGCATCACCACCACCTGAACCGGATCGTTATCCGCAGAGTGAAAGTTCACCCCCTGATGGATCTTCAACAGCGATAGCCCCAGCGCGTTGGCGCCTTCCTCGGGCCGGGCGTGCGGCATGGCGATGCCCGGCGCCAGGACGAAGTAAGGGCCAAGTTTCTCCTGCTGATGAAAGATGGCCGTCAGGTAATTCGGCGTAATCACGCCGTCTTGCAGCAGCGGCTGCGCGCTCAGCGTTACCGCCTG
The sequence above is drawn from the Serratia sp. FDAARGOS_506 genome and encodes:
- the ackA gene encoding acetate kinase, which codes for MSSKLVLVLNCGSSSLKFAIIDAVNGDEFLSGLAECFHLPEARIKWKMDGAKHEAALGAGAAHSEALNFIVNTILAQKPELSAQLTAIGHRIVHGGEKFTASAVINDEVLQGIKDSVPFAPLHNPAHLIGIAEALKSFPHLADKNVAVFDTAFHQTMPEESYLYALPYSLYRDHGVRRYGAHGTSHFYVTQEAAKMLNKPVEEVNVITCHLGNGGSVTAVRNGQCVDTSMGLTPLEGLVMGTRSGDIDPAIIFHLHDSLGMSVDQINKMLTKESGLLGLTEVTSDCRYVEDNYDSKADAKRAMDVFCHRLAKYVGAYSALMEGRLDAVIFTGGIGENAGMVRELTLNKLGLLGFEIDHDRNMAARFGKSGAITKDGSRLALVIPTNEELVIAQDASRLTA
- a CDS encoding transketolase family protein; this translates as MFNVVTQLENDAVEMRKVYAGAVRRQIEAGAPIIALEADLMSSMAMDGVHKDHPQHVINCGIMEANVIGVAAGLSLTGRVPFVHTFTAFASRRCFDQLFMSLDYQRNNVKVIASDAGVSACHNGGTHMSFEDMGIVRGLAHSVVLEVTDATMFADILRQLMELRGFYWVRTIRKQATRIYQEGSRFTIGKGNLLRDGDDVTLIANGIMVAEALKAAQMLAQQGVSAAVIDMFTLKPIDRELIKTYAAKTGRIVTCENHSIHNGLGSAVAEVLAEECPTPMRRVGVKERYGQVGTQAFLQQEYGLTAEHILEAAKQLLAR
- a CDS encoding transketolase; the protein is MNYTTSETEIEELHTLARAIRLETLKALTGLGFGHYGGCMSVVETLAVLYGSVMRIDPADPDWPERDDFVLSKGHAGPALYSTLAIKGYFPLAELKTLNQNGTRLPSHPDRLRTRGVDATTGSLGQGVSIAAGMALSHRLAGRRNRVFSILGDGELNEGQCWEAFQFIAHHNLNNLTLFIDYNKQQLDGALDEVIQPFDLAAKFRAFGFEVQTIKGDDIAGLLAAVAPARGGEQRPLAIVLDSIKGQGVTYLENLSNSHHLRLTPDVQQEIEKAIAELEAAHV
- the pta gene encoding phosphate acetyltransferase; the protein is MSRTIMLIPTGTSVGLTSVSLGVIRSMEQKGVRLSVFKPIAQPRTGDNALDQTTTIIRSNSTIPAAEPLRMDYVEGLLSSNQQDVLMEEIVARYHENTKDAEVVLIEGLVPTRKHQFANALNYEIAKTLNAEIVFVLALGNDSPAQLKERIELARTSFGGSKNKNITGVIINKLNAPVDDQGRTRPDLSEIFDDSTKASIAHVDPAQLFANSPLPVLGCVPWSFDLIATRAIDMARHLKARVVNEGDIMTRRVKSVTFCARSIPHMLEHFRPGSLLVTSADRPDVLVSACLAAMNGVEIGAILLTGGYAIDEPIKKLCERAFQTGLPVFMVDTNTWQTSLSLQSFNLEVPADDHQRIEKVQNYVASHINTEWIDSLTATSERSRRLSPPAFRYELTELARKAGKRIVLPEGDEPRTVKAAAICAERGIAECVLLGNPDEIQRVAAAQGVELGKGIEIVDPVAVRENYVPRLVELRKSKGMTEVVAREQLEDNVVLGTLMLEQGEVDGLVSGAVHTTANTIRPPLQLIKTAPGSSLVSSVFFMLLPDQVLVYGDCAINPDPTAEQLSEIAIQSADSAAAFGIEPRVAMISYSTGNSGAGSDVEKVREATRLAQEKRPDLIIDGPLQYDAAIMADVAKSKAPNSPVAGQATVFIFPDLNTGNTTYKAVQRSADLVSIGPMLQGMRKPVNDLSRGALVDDIVYTVALTAIQSSQADAAAAKA
- a CDS encoding PTS sugar transporter subunit IIA, giving the protein MLKEWLTADHIQLCERVEDWRQAVTLSAQPLLQDGVITPNYLTAIFHQQEKLGPYFVLAPGIAMPHARPEEGANALGLSLLKIHQGVNFHSADNDPVQVVVMLSAPDGDSHIELISQLAELFSDNQAMEALFHAKDKRQIEDIIARY
- a CDS encoding PTS sugar transporter subunit IIB — encoded protein: MKIMAICGSGLGSSFMVEMNIKKVLKKMGVEAEVEHSDLSSATPGAADVFVMAKDIADSASVPAEQLVVISNIIDINELEAKLRAYFEAHSII
- a CDS encoding PTS ascorbate transporter subunit IIC, with product MFIQETLKFVVDILKVPSVLVGLIALIGLLAQKKSFSDVVKGTVKTILGFIVLGGGATVLVGSLNPLGGMFEHAFNIQGIIPNNEAIVSIALEKYGASTALIMAFGMVANIVVARFTRLKYIFLTGHHTFYMACMIGIILTVAGFEGVQLVFTGALTLGLVMAFFPAIAQRYMRRITGNDDIAFGHFGTLGYVLSGWIGSKVGKNSRSTEEMNLPKNLSFLRDSSISISMTMIVIYLILAICAGRAYVESELSGGQNYLVYSIIQAITFAAGVFIILQGVRLILAEIVPAFTGFSEKLVPNARPALDCPVVYPYAPNAVLIGFLFSFLGGLAGLFLLGQLKMVLILPGVVPHFFTGATAGVFGNATGGRRGAMLGAFANGLLITFLPVLLLPVLGALGFANTTFSDADFGVIGILLGNMARFMSKEMIMLAIVAVFALLVAHNFLGKRKGAPAADRVEK